From the Apis cerana isolate GH-2021 linkage group LG3, AcerK_1.0, whole genome shotgun sequence genome, one window contains:
- the LOC107998147 gene encoding multiple epidermal growth factor-like domains protein 8: MGWVLSTIIWITIWSCLLRGFELAPQISPKQIPCDKTRKVFTDSWGIISDGPLGSNYTQDSHCEWLIKANNSRQFITLSFRTMGTECSYDYVFVYDGDSFRSPLLGSFSGKTEPQQVTSSSGYMLILLYSDTNYVLDGFHAEFSVTNCSNNCTNHGKCIDNTCFCEDDWGGRDCSRALCPNNCSYSGKCDLKRCHCHNGYSGQSCSLHKMHPEGNKWHWLSHSEGGLRPRAAHTAVYIKETDSLYVFGGYDLNYILDNLEVYRFNISQWEDEYGNELEGISSAEHLDPILLALELKGTNADEKELYGLRTSSFIWKLLSGIKDNNNTFNSRNLANVEKRYGWSEFKIGDREKKIHETKDNETSRSTVRIERNDDLKRKHSRHPRPRYAQTARHRRNLENLDFYKKFHTSNIKSDILNWEEEIAEDSIGDNIYVQEPKIRDELFKDESIKSSIDKLPKPSPRYGHAACRYDGGFVIYGGKVQDGSLSNELWYYNVNTRSWTLRAKNSPFYPPQLTRHTLTLANNYIYLFGGSTVDGEFSSNLYKIKLNLSDPTATTEKWKEVHPRGGKELDVRVVAHSTVYHQATNSLLIYGGVVASVARFSKLSDRMFVFQLDKKVWSEIHYPRAHLRDTYVPRERAFHTCNIIGNYLVVFGGYSHRHNKEEICYDNQMYLYHLGCHAWVSHDVLGLNDKDSRYPKQQGVFAHAADVRNGNTLLLVGGYHGNVNADLLAYTLPPMLAPGDEDNIEPEQICSRHKSLMECTANPECGWCSADEICYGRTIGSNCTTNLQTTRCLGVCPALGDCHSCLIHGQPGGGWGTTARGKKSVSNKLNRGTCTWCVQNARCHHKDDNYGVCGLRDDTLSQIPGWWGSKGTEIIKVEECREMDKRPGLTFLKYKPPVNFTQPDSVTIVNATTVDFSVPSMQGAKTESALGGEMIARLIGFLRPPQDFWDSTVEHLKICVSYNSATLHVSRSDDPQELELVANLTAETSQCIPTKWPDGHQMMLLPGRYLLDFESKRMVTASYAYASKMEIIHNKKTENPKVFTFEYLEPFQNGSCHQYKNCLHCLTDSSCGWCDIINKCLSRSINETESCIADVEWDEDGNPIREWHYLTITPSACANCSNYISCESCVGSNLCEWWTEEARCARIGRLPNAVVSFDQCPIPCRQRSNCTQCLDERGRCVWCEATQECFSFSVYTSEYQFGLCREWMDQAGLMGVTSRSGSSLTGNDQCKSCTRHTNCSSCLHSLSCGWCYSLENPIIGACVQGDFNQPHVNCSLIINEYQNTTLEINESGWAYAQCPDVDECDLGLHDCHLNAVCTNTHGSFSCQCKRGFNGDGKENCTKTCYEKCVNGYCSEAPDYKCECNLGWTGPDCRTNCGCYNHSTCIQGPGICDKCQDWTTGTYCEECKAGSYGNATTPLGCKKCNCNEHGDKDLGICDRQTGVCFCRDNTQGDMCQRCKKGYYGDPRDGGMCYYSCMSRGMLGGEGNGKQGLGSRHSQLSLWESHFGDSPTRECLWIVSPKTDLSSDNMLSGIQNVIQFTIHDDINVSCQENSVYVYDGLPEFVSSVTSHQSQLLGVYCTESTDYPVTVEAKSGFLTVHYKQLDEVEGFNASYLIMTCNNCPGNRECRNGNCLCKAGFVGINCDIEICPNNCTSTKKQGICDKGYGRCVCIPGYGGRDCSIKIKEHQLIFTELFNSEYLADHLDHLRKTLPRFGHTLVADRRGSLWMFGGYSLSHGPLNDIRLFDTKNNTWMPITVESTSKASMPQGRYFHATEIVHSKQQIYVYGGLTMKQEDIQGLSNNTLSDFWKFSLQNQRWMQIIQDKFKKEPPSLAGHTLTLRRNGESESLILIGGFSPKYGYLDTVWEFNLETEAWDTINTIGNGPLGVYGHSTVYHSKSDSFYIFGGYTYAINRTFISNKLYALNYKTRMWSVLPPFDDDLTDGNSLPQARFLHSAVTTDEYMVIFGGRQNPHNTSDSLIAYKYSCNLWIRLITKDMEVIGYPPPPAYAHAMTHADPESNAVYVVGGFDGGIKSHVTLISIPEDLCNLWTDKITCRKYFGCSFCSVITISGNNASFCFSNEISINKDDRCDINVTQAQRSNGIFCNLEWMMSRKCQNFKTCTECLAEWPYYKSEEPVCKWCTNCSNGKCIPSEKDCDELNKCSVRQKSVTDVNQCGERQCPASDCEKCNNLEGCVWTRQVLKTSELGLAVTGEPVYDWNCVPEHIFERSSIKMGSTQCEKRCGDHKDCKNCLKGTGAEGGWRECRWSTQLNECISPSYQPLYCAGGVCGLVLRSSDMDHCPEPCSVFKQCSTCLKHSHCGWCSLDSANITGQGICTEGSLEAPADHPAGGTCEMLYYQQLPTVELLKFLEISDNVTMLIPNVMSKPIFSWHYVRCPPENECMNGHHTCSTKSEKCFDLEEGFECMCGDGYKTETPSSFNEFGRKICVPMCTQGCVRGTCIEPNICRCDFGYVGANCSIQCQCNGHSNCAGPDKLDVCLECHNNTMGPQCDKCRPLFVGNPADNGQCVPCLEYCNGHTRICINESMTVPDPNSIEKMSIELLEKQLVEGPVAKAKCVNCANNTRGDKCGECMIGYFRGTEDLRDICRSCQCHGHGFTCDPVTGEKCNCGNNTESDPTCTSGPMKSTNTGSSPCWMVQCSKCKENYAGTPTMGHQCYKTVTVDNKMCFDSKLIDECKMKPKPLNPGQTVFYMVQPRFMNVDIRVMVDVTQGALDLFLSPRDDSFVVTLNSTTGYQDVELDSRFMWRKNSHNMWLDEQTRSQMRLVEFQPHNTFSFALNGTTTEPTWNTGPQYIVMERYAEGLATFLTIENRNTFLVVRNLTNRLVLTLPQDKHELHETKFHIALRAIDPVHPEISGRAAYGMIFFRQDQLHIDLFVFFSVFFSCFFLFLAGCVVAWKTKQAADVRRARRRHVVEMLHMAKRPFASATIIYDRDGNDCNPSSPQRKSRRNKLVSFHSDVRPVAVEPTDDGVAAVATVFIRLPGGRQAPVKLALGSSLILLTRVYPVNSRVFLRRRNSHALN, encoded by the exons ATGGGGTGGGTTTTGTCCACCATAATATGGATTACTATATGGAGTTGCCTCTTGCGGGGCTTCGAATTAGCTCCACAGATATCTCCAAAACAAATTCCTTGtgataaaacaagaaaagttTTTACTGATTCTTGGGGAATTATTAGTGATGGACCATTGGGATCAAATTATACTCAAGATTCTCATTGTGAATGGCTTATAAAAG caAATAATAGTCgacaatttattactttaagtTTTCGTACAATGGGAACAGAATGTAGTTATGATTATGTTTTTGTTTATGATGGAGATTCTTTTCGATCTCCTCTTTTAGGCAGTTTCAGTGGTAAAACTGAACCACAACAAGTAACATCATCATCTGGCTAT atgttAATACTATTGTATAGTGATACAAACTATGTTTTGGATGGTTTTCATGCGGAATTTTCAGTTACAAATTGTTCAAACAATTGTACAAATCATGGCAAATGTATTGATAATACATGCTTTTGTGAGGATGATTGGGGTGGACGAGATTGTTCTAGAGCTCTTTGTCCAAATAATTGCAGTTATAGTGGAAAATGTGATTTAAAACGATGTCATTGTCATAATGGATATTCAGGACAATCTTGTTCATTACATAAAATGCACCCTGAAGGCAATAA atGGCACTGGCTTTCTCATTCAGAAGGTGGATTAAGGCCAAGGGCAGCACATACTGcagtttatataaaagaaactgATTCTCTTTATGTTTTTGGTGGCTATGATCTCAATTATATACTTGATAATTTGGAAGTGTATCGATTTAATATAAGTCAATGGGAAGACGAATATGGTAATGAATTAG AAGGCATCTCATCTGCAGAACATTTAGATCCTATACTCCTTGCCCTTGAATTAAAAGGAACAAATGcagatgaaaaagaattatatggcCTTCGTACTTCGTCTTTCATATGGAAATTGCTTTCTggtattaaagataataataataccttTAATTCACGTAATCTTGCTAATGTAGAAAAAAGATATGGCTGGTCAGAATTTAAGATTGGAgatcgcgaaaaaaaaattcatgaaactAAAGATAATGAAACTAGTAGAAGTACAGttagaatagaaagaaatgatgatcttaaaagaaaacattCTAGACATCCTAGACCTCGATATGCACAAACTGCAAG aCATCGTAGAAATCTTGAAAACCtagatttctataaaaaatttcatacttcaaatataaaaagtgatatattaaattgggAAGAGGAAATTGCAGAAGATTCTATTGGAGACAATATTTATGTTCAAGAACCTAAAATAAGAgacgaattatttaaagatgaatCTATTAAATCATCAATTGATAAATTACCTAAACCAAGTCCGCGATATGGCCATGCTGCTTGTAGATATGATG GTGGTTTTGTTATATATGGTGGAAAAGTACAAGATGGTTCTTTATCTAATGAATTATGGTATTACAATGTTAATACACGTTCCTGGACATTGAGAGCAAAGAATTCTCCATTTTATCCTCCACAATTAACAAGACATACACTTACTttagcaaataattatatttatctttttggtGGTAGTACAGTTGATGgtgaattttcatcaaatttatataagattaaattaaatttat CTGATCCTACAGCAACTAcagaaaaatggaaagaagTACATCCTCGAGGAGGTAAAGAGTTAGATGTACGTGTAGTTGCACATTCAACTGTATATCATCAAGCTACTAattctttgttaatttatgGAGGAGTAGTAGCCAGTGTAGCACGATTTAGTAAATTATCAGATAGGATGTTTGTATTTCAACTTGACAAAAAAGTTTGGTCTGAAATTCATTATCCAAGAGCACATTTAAGAGATACTTATGTTCCAAGAGAACGAGCATTTCATACCTGTAATATTATAG gaAATTACTTAGTTGTATTTGGCGGATATTCTCATAGacataataaagaagaaatatgttATGATAATCAGATGTATCTTTATCATTTAGGCTGTCACGCTTGGGTAAGCCATGATGTATTAGGTTTAAATGATAAAG ACTCTCGTTATCCAAAACAACAGGGAGTATTTGCACATGCAGCAGATGTACGGAATGGAAATACATTGTTATTAGTTGGTGGTTATCATGGAAATGTAAATGCTGATTTACTTGCATATACATTACCACCAATGCTTGCTCCAGGAGATGAAGATAATATAGAACCTGAACAAATTTGTTCAAGACATAAAAGTTTGATGGAATGTACAGCTAATCCAGAATGTGGTTGGTGTTCGGCAGACGAG atatgttACGGTAGGACTATTGGTAGTAATTGTACAACAAATCTTCAAACGACGCGTTGTTTAGGTGTTTGTCCTGCGCTTGGAGATTGTCATTCTTGTTTAATACATGGTCAACCTGGTGGAGGGTGGGGTACAACTGCACGTGGAAAAAAGTCTGTATCTAATAAGTTAAATCGCGGAACTTGTACTTGGTGTGTTCAAAATGCACGTTGTCATCATAAAGATGATAATTATGGTGTTTGTGGACTTCGAGATGATACACTATCTCAAATACCGGGATGGTGGGGATCGAAAGGtacagaaattataaaagttgaagAATGTCGGGAAATGGATAAAAGACCaggattaacatttttaaaatataaacctcCAGTAAATTTTACTCAACCTGATTCAGTTACGATAGTTAATGCTACCACAGTAGATTTTAGTGTTCCATCTATGCAAGGAGCAAAAACAGAGTCAGCACTTGGTGGAGAAATGATTGCTAGATTAATTGGTTTTCTTAGACCACCTCAAGATTTTTGGGATAGCACAgtagaacatttaaaaatttgtgttaGCTATAATAGTGCAACATTACATGTATCAAGAAGTGATGATCCTCAAGAATTG gaattagTTGCAAATTTAACTGCCGAAACATCGCAATGTATTCCAACAAAATGGCCAGATGGACATCAAATGATGTTATTACCAGgtcgatatttattagattttgaaTCAAAAAGAATGGTTACTGCAAGTTATGCATATGCTAgcaaaatggaaattattcaTAACAAAAAAACTGAGAATCCAAAAGTATTTACATTTGAATATCTCGAACCATTTCAAAACGGTTCTTGTCATCAATATAAAAACTGCCTTCATTGCTTAACTGATTCTTCATGCGGTTGGtgcgatattattaataaatgtcttTCACGTTCAATTAATGAAACAGAAAGCTGCATAGCTGATGTAGAATGGGATGAAGATGGAAACCCTATTCGCGAATGgcattatttaactataactCCTTCAGCTTGTGCTAAttgttctaattatatatcatgtgAATCTTGTGTTGGTAGTAATTTGTGTGAATGGTGGACAGAAGAAGCTCGTTGCGCAAGAATAGGTAGATTGCCTAATGCAGTTGTTAGCTTTGATCAATGTCCAATTCCATGTAGACAACGTTCAAATTGCACACAATGTTTAGATGAGCGTGGAAGATGTGTTTGGTGTGAGGCCACACAggaatgtttttctttctcagtATATACATCTGAATATCAATTTGGTTTATGTCGAGAATGGATGGATCAGGCTGGTTTAATGGGAGTAACATCAAGGTCAGGATCATCTTTAACAGGCAATGATCAATGCAAAAGTTGTACTCGACACACAAATTGTTCTAGCTGTTTACATTCATTGAGTTGTGGTTGGTGTTACAGTTTAGAAAATCCTATTATAGGAGCATGTGTTCAAGGAGATTTCAATCAACCACACGTCAATTGTAGCTTAATTATCAATGAATATCAAAATACAACCTTAGAGATCAATGAATCGGGTTGGGCATATGCTCAATGTCCAGATGTTGACGAATGTGACTTAGGTTTACATGATTGTCATCTTAATGCAGTATGCACAAATACTCATGGTAGTTTTAGCTGTCAATGTAAAAGAGGTTTTAATGGAGATGGCAAAGAAAATTGTACTAAGACTTGTTATGAAAAATGTGTTAATGGTTATTGTAGTGAAGCTCCTGATTATAAATGTGAATGCAATTTAGGATGGACAGGACCAGATTGTAGAACAAATTGTGGTTGTTATAATCACTCTACTTGCATACAAGGACCAGGTATTTGTGATAAATGTCAAGATTGGACTACTGGTACATATTGCGAAGAATGTAAGGCAGGGAGTTATGGTAATGCTACAACACCTCTTGGATGCAAAAAGTGCAATTGTAATGAACATGGAGATAAAGATCTAGGAATCTGCGATCGACAAACTGGTGTATGTTTTTGCCGTGATAATACACAAGGGGATATGTGTCAACGTTGTAAGAAAGGTTATTACGGCGATCCAAGAGATGGCGGAATGTGCTATTATAGTTGTATGTCTCGAGGAATGCTTGGGGGAGAAGGAAATGGCAAACAAGGTCTTGGAAGCAGACATTCACAATTATCATTATGGGAAAGTCATTTTGGAGATTCTCCAACAAGAGAGTGTCTTTGGATAGTTAGTCCAAAAACAGATCTTTCATCAGACAACATGCTCTCAGGAATACAAAATGTAATACAATTTACTATACATGATGATATTAATGTTAGTTGTCAAGAAAATAGTGTTTATGTATATGATGGACTTCCCGAATTTGTTTCATCAGTGACTAGTCATCAGAGTCAACTTTTAGGTGTTTATTGTACAGAAAGTACAGATTATCCTGTTACTGTAGAAGCTAAATCAGGATTTCTTACTGttcattataaacaattggATGAAGTAGAGGGCTTTAATgcaagttatttaataatgactTGTAATAATTGTCCCGGAAATCGGGAATGTCGAAATGGTAATTGCTTATGTAAAGCTGGTTTTGTAGGAATTAATTGCGATATTGAAATATGTCCTAATAATTGCACTTCAACTAAGAAACAAGGAATTTGCGATAAAGGTTATGGCCGTTGTGTCTGTATACCTGGTTATGGAGGACGTGATTGCTCAATTAAGATTAAAGaacatcaattaatttttaccgaATTGTTTAATTCAGAATATTTAGCTGATCATTTGGATCATCTGAGAAAAACTTTACCACGATTTGGCCATACATTGGTTGCTGATAGAAGGGGTAGTTTATGGATGTTTGGAGGCTATTCTCTTAGTCATGGACCTCTAAATGATATTAGACTTTTTGATACTAAAAATAACACATGGATGCCTATTACTGTAGAATCTACTTCAAAAGCCTCTATGCCTCAAGGTAGATATTTCCATGCAACTGAAATAGTTCATAGTAAACaacaaatatatgtttatggtGGTTTGACAATGAAACAAGAAGATATTCAAGGTTTATCAAATAACACTCTGAgtgatttttggaaatttagtCTACAAAATCAAAGATGGATGCAAATCATACaagataagtttaaaaaagaacCACCATCTTTAGCTGGACATACATTAACTCTTCGTAGAAATGGAGAATCAGAAAGTCTAATATTAATTGGAGGATTCAGTCCTAAGTATGGTTATCTTGACACAGTATGGGAATTCAATTTAGAAACAGAAGCTTGGGatacaataaatacaattggAAATGGACCATTAGGAGTATATGGCCATTCAACTGTATATCATAGCAAGTctgatagtttttatatttttggtgGATACACTTATGCAATAAATCGaacatttatttctaataaattatacgctttgaattataaaactcGTATGTGGTCCGTACTTCCTCCATTTGATGATGATCTCACTGATGGAAATAGTTTG CCACAAGCTAGATTTCTTCATTCTGCTGTTACTACTGATGAATATATGGTGATATTTGGTGGCCGTCAAAATCCACATAATACTTCAGATTCATTGATtgcttataaatattcatgtaaTTTATGGATTCgtttaataacaaaagataTGGAAGTTATTGGATATCCACCACCTCCAGCATATGCTCATGCAATGACTCATGCTGATCCAGAATCTAATGCTGTATATGTAGTTGGTGGTTTTGATGGTGGAATTAAAAGTCACGTCACTCTTATAAGTATACCGGAAGATTTATGTAATCTTTGGACAGATAAAATAACttgcagaaaatattttggatgTTCTTTTTGTTCTGTTATTACAATTAGTGGAAATAATgcttcattttgtttttctaatgaaatatcaattaataaagatgATAG atgtgATATTAATGTTACTCAAGCTCAACGATCAAATGGAATCTTTTGTAATTTAGAATGGATGATGAGTAGAAAAtgccaaaattttaaaacttgtaCAGAATGTTTAGCAGAATGGCCATATTATAAAAGTGAAGAACCAGTATGCAAATGGTGTACAAATTGTTCAAATGGAAAATGTATACCATCTGAAAAAGATTgcgatgaattaaataaatgcagTGTTAGACAAAAATCGGTAACAGATGTAAATCAATGTGGAGAACGTCAATGTCCAGCAAGTGATTGCGAGAAATGTAACAATCTTGAAGGTTGTGTATGGACAAGACAAGTTTTAAAAACTT cTGAATTGGGACTTGCAGTAACAGGAGAACCTGTCTATGATTGGAATTGTGTACCAgaacatatttttgaaagatcaaGTATTAAAATGGGAAGTACGCAATGTGAAAAACGATGTGGTGATCATAAGGACTGTAAAAACTGTCTAAAAGGTACAGGAGCTGAAGGTGGTTGGCGAGAATGTAGATGGTCAACACAACTTAATGaa tgtATTTCTCCATCATATCAACCTTTATACTGTGCTGGCGGTGTATGTGGTTTGGTATTACGTAGTTCTGATATGGATCATTGTCCTGAACCATGTTCAGTTTTTAAACAATGCAGTACATGTTTGAAACATTCACACTGTGGATGGTGTTCTTTAGATTCAGCTAATATAACTGGTCAAGGAATATGTACAGAAGGTTCATTAGAAGCACCAGCAGATCATCCAGCTGGTGGAACGTgtgaaatgttatattatcaaCAGTTACCCACAGTTGAATTATTAA agTTTCTGGAAATCTCAGACAATGTTACAATGTTAATTCCAAATGTAATGTCGAAACCAATATTTTCTTGGCATTATGTGCGATGCCCACCAGAAAATGAATGTATGAATGGACACCATACATGTTCtacaaaaagtgaaaaatgttttgattTAGAAGAAGGATTTGAATGCATGTGTGGCGACGGATATAAAACTGAAac tcCATCatcatttaatgaatttgGAAG AAAAATTTGCGTTCCAATGTGTACACAAGGTTGTGTTAGAGGAACATGTATAGAACCAAATATTTGCCGTTGTGACTTCGGTTATGTAGGTGCCAATTGTTCCATTCAGTGCCAATGTAATGGTCATAGTAATTGTGCAGGTCCAGATAAATTAGATGTTTGTTTAGAATGTCATAATAATACAATGGGACCACAATGTGACAAATGTAGACCTTTATTTGTTGGAAATCCAGCAGATAATGGTCAATGTGTACCATGTCTTGAATATTGCAATGGACATACTCGAATATGTATTAATGAAAGCATGACTGTACCG gatccaaattcaattgaaaaaatgtcTATAGAATTACTAGAAAAACAATTAGTTGAAGGCCCTGTAGCTAAAGCCAAATGCGTAAATTGTGCAAATAATACAAGAGGTGACAAATGTGGTGAATGTATGATTGGTTATTTCAGAGGAACAGAAGATCTTCGTGATATATGCCGATc TTGTCAATGCCATGGACATGGATTCACTTGCGATCCAGTAACAGGAGAAAAATGCAATTGTGGTAATAATACAGAAAGTGATCCAACTTGTACTAGTGGACCTATGAAAAGTACAAATACTGGTAGTTCACCATGTTGGATGGTACAATGTAgtaaatgtaaagaaaattatgcTGGGACACCAACAATGGGTCATCAATGTTATAAAACTGTAACTGTTGACAACAAAATGTGCTttgattctaaattaatag ATGAATGTAAAATGAAACCAAAACCATTGAATCCCGGTCAAACGGTGTTTTATATGGTACAGCCTCGTTTTATGAATGTTGATATTAGAGTTATGGTGGATGTTACTCAAGGGGCTTTGGATCTATTTCTTAGTCCTCGAGATGATTCTTTCGTTGTTACATTAAATTCAACAACAGGATATCAAGAT GTTGAACTGGACAGTAGATTTATGTGGCGAAAAAATTCACATAATATGTGGTTAGATGAACAAACTCGTAGTCAAATGAGATTAGTTGAATTCCAACCTCATAACACTTTTTCATTTGCTTTAAATGGCACTACAACCGAGCCGACTTGGAATACTGGCCCtcaatatattgtaatggAAAGATATGCAGAAGGTTTAGCTACATTTTTAACAATCGAGAATAGAAATACATTCTTGGTAGTTAGAAATCTTACGAATCGGTTAGTGTTGACATTACCACAAGACAAACATGAACttcatgaaacaaaatttcatatcgCGTTAAGAGCGATTGATCCTGTGCATCCAGAAATTAGTGGTCGAGCTGCTTACgggatgattttttttcgacaGGATCAACTTCATATTGATTTGTTTGTCTTTTTCTCTGTGTTCttctcttgtttctttttatttttagccgGTTGTGTAGTTGCATGGAAAACGAAACAAGCAGCGGATGTTCGAAGAGCACGGAGAAGACATGTTGTCGAAATGTTGCATATGGCTAAAAGACCTTTTGCATCAGCTACCATAATTTATGATCGAGATGGTAATGACTGTAATCCAAGCTCACCTCAGCGAAAAAGCAGACGTAATAAATTAGTCAGCTTTCATAGTGATGTTAGACCTGTAGCAGTTGAACCTACTGATGACGGAGTTGCGGCTGTAGCCACTGTTTTCATTAGATTGCCTGGAGGTCGACAAGCTCCAGTTAAATTAGCTCTTGGTAGCTCATTAATACTATTAACTAGAGTTTATCCAGTTAATAGTAGAGTGTTCCTAAGACGTAGAAACAGTCACGCGTTGAACTGA